The region AATCCGCGTACCCACCCTTGGCGAATCCGTGTCAGAGGCCACCATCGGCCGCTGGTTCAAGAAGCCCGGCGATCCCGTGAAGGCCGACGAGCCCGTGCTCGAGCTCGAGACCGACAAGGTGACCCTCGAGGTCAACGCTCCCGCGAGCGGCACGCTCGGCGACATCGTGGCTAAGGACGGCGAGACGGTGACTCCCGGCGCGGTGCTCGGCTCCATCGTCGAAGGTGGCGCAACGGCGGCTCCCGCGGCTGCGCCGAAGGCCGAGGCCACCAAGGCCGCTCCGGCACCCGCCGTTGCTGCTTCCGCTCCTGCCCCGGCTGCTGCTGCCCCCGGGGCCGCCAAGGACCACGGCCCGGCGGTCGCCCGCCTTGCGGCCGAGAGCGGCGTGAGCCCGGCGGGCGTCGCCGGCACCGGCAAGGACGGTCGCGTGACCAAGGGCGACATGCTCGCCGCCATCGCCACGGGTGGCGCTTCGGCTGCCGCGCCTGCCGCTCCCGTTCAGGTCCGCGCTCCCTCGGCGCCGGTCGATGCGGAACGGGAAGAGCGCGTGAAGATGACGAAGCTTCGTCAGACCATCGCGCGCCGCCTGAAGGACGCGCAGAACACCGCCGCCATGCTCACCACGTTCAACGACGTGGACATGAGCGCCGTGATGCAGCTCCGCAGCCAGTACAAGGACGTGTTCGAGAAGAAGCACGGCACCAAGCTCGGCTTCATGGGCTTCTTCACCAAGGCGGTGATCCAAGCGCTCAAGGACGTCCCGGCGGTGAACGCCGAGATCGACGGCCAGGATCTCGTCTACAAGAACTACTACCACATCGGCATCGCGGTCGGCACCGAGAAGGGCCTCGTGGTTCCCGTGGTGCGCGACGCGGACGATCTCTCGGTCGCCGGCATCGAGAAGCAGATCGCCGATTTCGGCCGCCGCGCCCGCGACGGCAAGCTCTCCATCGACGAGATGCAGGGCGGCACCTTCACGATCACCAACGGCGGCATCTACGGCTCGCTCATGTCGACGCCGATCCTCAACGCGCCGCAATCGGGCATCCTCGGCATGCACCGCATCGAGGAGCGTCCGGTGGTCCGCAACGGCCAGATCGTCGTGCGTCCGATGATGTATCTCGCGCTCTCCTACGATCACCGCATCGTCGACGGCAAGGAAGCCGTGACCTTCCTCGTGCGGGTCAAGGACGCGCTGGAAGATCCGGCCCGCCTCGTTCTCGACCTTTAATCGCAACACTTCGTCATGCCCGGCCTCGTGCCGGGCATCCACGCCTTTCGAGCCGGGCGGCTATCCCAAGACGTGGGTGGCCGGGACAAGCCCGGCCATGACGTTCAAGGGGATCACTCCCATGTCCTACGATGTTATCGTCATCGGCACCGGCCCCGGCGGCTACGTGGCCGCCATACGGGCCGCGCAGCTCGGCCTGAAGACCGCCGTCGTCGAGAAGCGCAAGACCCATGGCGGCACCTGCCTCAACGTGGGCTGCATTCCCTCCAAGGCCCTGCTGCACGCCTCGCACATGTTCGAGGAAGCGCGGGATCACTTCGCCGGCCTCGGCATCGGCGTGTCGGCGCCGACCCTCGATCTCAAGACCATGCAGGCCTTCAAGCAGGAAGGCGTCGACGGCAACACCAAGGGCGTCG is a window of Microvirga lotononidis DNA encoding:
- the odhB gene encoding 2-oxoglutarate dehydrogenase complex dihydrolipoyllysine-residue succinyltransferase — protein: MATEIRVPTLGESVSEATIGRWFKKPGDPVKADEPVLELETDKVTLEVNAPASGTLGDIVAKDGETVTPGAVLGSIVEGGATAAPAAAPKAEATKAAPAPAVAASAPAPAAAAPGAAKDHGPAVARLAAESGVSPAGVAGTGKDGRVTKGDMLAAIATGGASAAAPAAPVQVRAPSAPVDAEREERVKMTKLRQTIARRLKDAQNTAAMLTTFNDVDMSAVMQLRSQYKDVFEKKHGTKLGFMGFFTKAVIQALKDVPAVNAEIDGQDLVYKNYYHIGIAVGTEKGLVVPVVRDADDLSVAGIEKQIADFGRRARDGKLSIDEMQGGTFTITNGGIYGSLMSTPILNAPQSGILGMHRIEERPVVRNGQIVVRPMMYLALSYDHRIVDGKEAVTFLVRVKDALEDPARLVLDL